CCCAGTCGAACGACGCGGCGTAGCGCTTCATCGAGCGCTTCTGCTGCTCGATGTTGTCGTAGGTCCAGGAGACGGGGTTCAGGCCGCGCTTGATCGCCGCGTTCTCGGCGGGCAGGCCGAAGCTGTCCCAGCCGATCGGGTGCAGCACGGTGAAGCCCTGCTGGCGCCAGTAGCGGGCGATCACGTCGCCGAGCGCGTAGGCCTCGGCGTGCCCCATGTGCAGGTCGCCGGAGGGGTACGGGAACATGTCGAGCACGTACTTGCGCGGGCGCTTGTCGCCCTCGGCGTCCGTCGCGAACGGGCGCGTCTCCTCCCAGATCGGGAGCCACTTCTCTTGGAGGGCGCGGAAGTCGTAGCGGTCCTCGTCGTGGGGGCCGGTGTGCGCGGAGCTGTCTTCTGCCACGGGTGTGTCTCACTTCTGAAGGGAGGGGAGGACGCGCGCGACCACGCGCCGGCGTCCGACGAACCACCCTACTGGCCTCTAGCGGCCGGGCGACGAATCCTCCGCGGCCTCGGTGGCGACTCCGAGGACGGCGAGCAGCGCGCGGGCCTTGAGCCGCGTCTCCTCGACCTCCTCGGCCGGCACGGACAGCGCGGTGATGCCGCCGCCGGTGCCGATGCGGGCCCGTTCGGCGTCGAGGACCACGGTCCGGATCGTCATCGCGAGGTCGAGCGAGCCGTCGGAGCCGACGCGGCCGAAGGCACCGGAGTAGACGCCGCGCGGGCCGCCCTCGAACTCGCGGAGGAGCTGCACGGCCCGGCGCTTCGGCGCGCCCGTCATCGATCCGGCGGGGAACGCGGCCGCCAGCAGCTCCGCGACTCCCGCTCCGGGCGCTCGCTGCGCCGAGACCTCGCTGACCAGCTGGTGCACGTGCGGGTAGCTCTCGACCTCGAGGAGGCGGTCGACCCGTACCGAGGACGGCTCGGCGATCCGAGCCAGATCGTTGCGGACGAGATCGACGATCATGACGTTCTCGGCGCGCTCCTTGACGCTGCCGAGCAGATCGTCGCGCAGCCGGGCGTCCTCGCCGGGGTCCTCCGAGCGGGGCCGGGTCCCCTTGATCGGATGCGTCGCCACCCGCCCGTCGACGTCGCCGGTGAGGAAGCGCTCGGGCGATGCGCTGACGAGGGCGCGCTCGCCGACGCGGATCAGCCCGCCGTGGTGGCTCGGGCTCGAGCGGCGGAGCCTGCGGTAGCACTCGACCGGATCGAAGCGGCCCTCGACGACCACCTCGTTCGTGAGGCACAGCTGGTAGGCGTCGCCCGCGCGGATCGCGGCCTGGCAGCGCTCGATGAGCGCGAGGTAGCGGGCGGAGTCGTGCCGCCAGCGGACGGCACCGGCCGGCTCGGGCTCGCGCGGAGGTGCGACCGCCGCGGGCAGCACGGCGAGCGCCGCGGCGAGCCGCTCCGCCTCGTCGCGGCGCTGCTCGGTGAAGACGAGGGCGAGCGAGTGAGCGGAGTGGTCGAACTCGAGCACGGGGTCGCCGCGGAGCAGGGCGACGGCGGGCGGGCCGTCGGCGCCGGCGGGGGCGGGAGGGAGGGAGACGAACGACGCGCCGGCCTCGTAGGTGATCCAGCCGTAGTGGCCGAGGGCCCGGTCCCCGACCCCGTCGGGCTCGGGCCACTCGTCTCCGATCACCACGTCGTCGAGGGCGCACGCCCCCAGGTACGAGCGGCCCGCTGTCGCGTCGATCCCGGAGTCGAGCCAGAAGGAGGCGGGCGCGTCGCGGAACAGGGCGAGATAGGCCCGCTCGGGGTCGACCCACGGCAGGGGGCGACGGTGCGCAGTGATGCGCGGAGGTGCGGCGCCGATCACTCGGATAGCGTAGGCCGTCGTGGACGACGACCGGGTGCTGAGGTGGGACGGGAGCGGTCTCGCTCCCGCTCCGGACGACTCCTCCCCTCTCGAGGCGGCCGACTCCTGGCTCGTGGTCGACGGCCGCGTGCGCGGGCTCGACCTGCACCGCGAGCGGTTCCTCGCGGCCGCCGGATCGACCGACGCCTCCGCTTTCCTCGACGCGGCGATCGCCGCGCTCCCCCGCACCGGCGACCACTTCCCCCGCGTCGAGCTCACCGAGGGGGCCCTGCAGTTGCGCCTCCGCCCGGCTCCCCCGCGCGGCCGCACGGTGACCCTCTGGACCAGCCCCGTGGATCCGCGGCGCGCACCCGAGCGGAAGGGACCCGACATCGGCCGCCTGGCCCTGCTGCGCACGCGGGCCGCCGCGGCCGGAGCCGACGAGGCGGTGATCCTCGGACCGGACGGGGCGATCGTGGACGGAGCGTCGAGCGCGGTGATCTGGTGGCTCGGCGACGCGCTCGTGATGCCGCCGGCCGACTCCCCCCGCGTCTGGAGCGTGACCGCGCGCACCCTGTCGGTGCTGGCCGGCGCCCTGGGAGTCGACGTCATCGAGGCTCCGGCCGAGCCCGACGCGCTCGACGGCCGCGAGGTCTGGACCGCGAACGCGCTGCACGGCCTCCGCCTCGCCACCTCGTGGGTGGACGGACCGGCGCTCGCCGCGGAGCCCGGCCGCCTCGACGCCTGGCGCCGGCGCCTCGACGCGCTGCGGCGGCCGCTGCCCTGAGCGGCGCCCGGCCCTCGGGAGAGGGGGACGTCGACCCGTGTGAGAGCCTTTCGGACGATCTCCGGTCCGCCGGGACCGCCGGCGATCCGGGGCGACTGAGCCGACGGTCCACCCGATCACCTCGAGACAGGAGCCGACGGATGACGACCACGAACCGGGGCGTGACGGCCGCGACGCTCGCCGCGCTGGCGCTCGCCACAGCCGGCTGCTCGGCGACGGAGGCCGCCGCGCCGGAACCGACGAGCACGGCGGAGACGGCCATCGACTACCTGTACTACGACCTCCCCGAGCTCGTCGCCTCCGCCGACCGCATCGTCGAGGGCACGGTCGTGTCCACGAGCTCGGTGACGGTCTACCCGACCGTCGAGGAGGGTGACGATCCGCTGCTGAACCCGATGTCGGACGCGACGCAGGAGGAGCGGGAACAGGCTCGGCTCGAGGGAGCGATCGCGGGGACCGAGGTCGTGATCGACGTGACGGCGACGCGGAAGGGCGACTCCGACTCCCGGATCACCCTCATGCAGACCGGCGGGGTCCTCGACGGAGTGCTCTACCGGAGCGACTCGGCTCCGCTCCTGGTCGAGGGCGAGGACTACCTGCTCTTCCTCTCCGAGGGCGATCGTCCGAGCACGCTCGGCGGCGGAGCGGGCACGTACACCGTCGACGATGACGAGTACCTCGCGATGGCGAGCCATGCACCGGTCGAACGGCTGTCGGCGGAGGAGCTGGATCGGCTCCTT
The genomic region above belongs to Rathayibacter sp. VKM Ac-2759 and contains:
- a CDS encoding aminotransferase class IV, yielding MDDDRVLRWDGSGLAPAPDDSSPLEAADSWLVVDGRVRGLDLHRERFLAAAGSTDASAFLDAAIAALPRTGDHFPRVELTEGALQLRLRPAPPRGRTVTLWTSPVDPRRAPERKGPDIGRLALLRTRAAAAGADEAVILGPDGAIVDGASSAVIWWLGDALVMPPADSPRVWSVTARTLSVLAGALGVDVIEAPAEPDALDGREVWTANALHGLRLATSWVDGPALAAEPGRLDAWRRRLDALRRPLP
- a CDS encoding anthranilate synthase component I family protein, encoding MIGAAPPRITAHRRPLPWVDPERAYLALFRDAPASFWLDSGIDATAGRSYLGACALDDVVIGDEWPEPDGVGDRALGHYGWITYEAGASFVSLPPAPAGADGPPAVALLRGDPVLEFDHSAHSLALVFTEQRRDEAERLAAALAVLPAAVAPPREPEPAGAVRWRHDSARYLALIERCQAAIRAGDAYQLCLTNEVVVEGRFDPVECYRRLRRSSPSHHGGLIRVGERALVSASPERFLTGDVDGRVATHPIKGTRPRSEDPGEDARLRDDLLGSVKERAENVMIVDLVRNDLARIAEPSSVRVDRLLEVESYPHVHQLVSEVSAQRAPGAGVAELLAAAFPAGSMTGAPKRRAVQLLREFEGGPRGVYSGAFGRVGSDGSLDLAMTIRTVVLDAERARIGTGGGITALSVPAEEVEETRLKARALLAVLGVATEAAEDSSPGR